In the Gossypium raimondii isolate GPD5lz chromosome 9, ASM2569854v1, whole genome shotgun sequence genome, one interval contains:
- the LOC105799012 gene encoding KH domain-containing protein At4g18375, whose amino-acid sequence MGESGKRYRGQRDNDGDSRNQKRRLNDRDDKSNNELVVYRILCPDEVIGSVIGKGGKVINLIRQETRAKVKVVDPYPGSKYRVITIYCFVKEKEEIEVEDEFYNKGPLCASQDALLRVHTVIANAIAAMGDSEKKRTDKYREECQILVPSSQSSNIIGKAGSTIKKLRGKTQASIKVTAKDAGDPSHSCAMDFDNFVQIIGEPEAVKKALFAVSAIMYKFSPREEIPLETTVAEAPSAQSIIIPSDVPIYPPGGLYPNPDPILPSRSVPPILGAAHVSDLQGYGDTGSTWPVYSSALPLVSGFSGASRSEELIVRVLCPFDKIGRVIGRAGSTIKSIRQASGARIDVDDTKADRDDCIITVIATESPDDLKSMAVEAVLLLQGKINDEDYETVIMRLLVPSKVIGCIIGKGGSIINEIRKRTKADVRISKKDKPKCADANDELVEVAGEVSSVRDALIQIVLRLRDDVLKEKDGGHNPSVGADALYSGGASLSVSSLLSSVPPVATLAFDQRAESGSDLGVLSSSSLYGYGTLPMGENGYGSMSSYSSKLYGGLPASSTLEILIPANAVGKVMGKGGLNLANIRKLSGAMIEISESKSSRGERVALITGTPQQKREAENLIQAFIMAT is encoded by the exons ATGGGTGAGAGTGGTAAGCGTTATCGAGGTCAAAGAGATAATGATGGGGATAGTAGGAATCAGAAGAGAAGATTGAATGATAGAGATGATAAAAGCAATAATGAACTTGTTGTTTATAGAATACTTTGCCCTGATGAGGTGATTGGGAGTGTGATTGGTAAAGGTGGTAAAGTCATAAATTTGATTAGGCAAGAGACGAGGGCAAAGGTTAAGGTGGTTGATCCATACCCTGGTTCTAAGTATAGGGTTATTACGATATATTGTTTTGTTAAGGAGAAGGAAGAAATTGAGGTAGAGGATGAATTCTATAACAAAGGGCCGTTATGTGCTTCTCAAGATGCTCTGCTTCGAGTTCACACTGTGATTGCAAATGCCATTGCTGCCATGGGGGATTCTGAAAAGAAACGGACAGATAAATACAGGGAGGAATGCCAAATTCTTGTCCCATCTAGCCAATCTTCTAACATCATTGGGAAGGCGGGTTCAACTATTAAGAAACTGAGGGGCAAGACTCAGGCCAGCATTAAAGTTACTGCTAAGGATGCTGGTGATCCAAGTCATTCTTGTGCCATGGATTTTGACAACTTCGTTCAG ATAATTGGTGAACCAGAGGCTGTTAAGAAAGCACTTTTTGCTGTTTCTGCAATCATGTACAAGTTCAGTCCCAGGGAAGAAATCCCTCTTGAGACAACAGTGGCAGAAGCTCCTTCAGCTCAAAGTATCATTATCCCATCAGATGTTCCTATTTATCCACCAGGTGGCTTATATCCGAATCCAGATCCTATTCTTCCTTCTAGATCAGTTCCACCTATATTGGGTGCTGCACATGTGTCAGATCTTCAAGGATATGGTGATACAGGGAGTACCTGGCCCGTGTACTCATCTGCTCTTCCCCTTGTTTCGGGGTTTTCTGGTGCCTCCCGATCTGAAGAATTGATAGTCAGAGTACTATGCCCATTTGACAAGATTGGGCGTGTCATTGGAAGGGCAGGGAGTACTATCAAAAGTATAAGGCAGGCAAGTGGTGCTCGTATCGACGTTGATGATACAAAGGCTGATCGCGATGACTGTATTATAACTGTAATAGCTACAGAG TCACCTGATGATTTAAAATCCATGGCTGTTGAAGCTGTTCTATTGCTGCAAGGGAAGATTAATGATGAAGATTACGAAACTGTAATTATGAGGCTCCTCGTTCCATCTAAAGTTATTGGTTGTATTATTGGAAAAGGTGGTtctattataaatgaaattcggAAGAGAACTAAAGCTGATGTACGTATATCAAAAAAGGATAAGCCGAAGTGTGCTGATGCCAATGATGAGCTTGTTGAG GTTGCTGGAGAAGTTAGTAGTGTTAGAGATGCACTTATACAGATTGTTCTAAGGCTCCGAGATGatgttttgaaagaaaaagacgGTGGTCATAACCCTTCTGTAGGTGCTGATGCTCTCTACTCGGGTGGTGCAAGTCTTTCAGTATCATCTCTCTTGTCTTCTGTTCCTCCAGTTGCTACTTTGGCTTTTGATCAAAGGGCCGAAAGTGGAAGTGACCTTGGTGTTCTTTCTTCAAGCAGCCTCTATGGATATGGAACCCTGCCA ATGGGGGAAAACGGCTATGGGTCCATGTCCTCATATTCATCAAAGCTCTATGGAGG CTTGCCTGCATCTTCAACTCTTGAAATATTGATCCCTGCAAATGCAGTTGGTAAAGTGATGGGCAAAGGAGGGCTCAATTTAGCCAACATAAGAAAG TTATCCGGGGCAATGATTGAAATTTCTGAATCCAAATCCTCTCGAGGGGAACGTGTGGCTCTTATAACTGGCACTCCACAGCAGAAGCGTGAAGCTGAAAACTTGATCCAAGCATTTATAATGGCTACTTGA